From the genome of Leptotrichia trevisanii DSM 22070, one region includes:
- the nrdF gene encoding class 1b ribonucleoside-diphosphate reductase subunit beta: MEKKIYEAVNWNTPENDYVEMFWEQNLKQFWIDTEYIPSKDIDSWNSLEPAMKLAYLHVLGGLTLLDTLQSHTGMPKIIDHIESLQNRSVLSYMCMMETIHAKSYSTIFTTVASTREINETFRWVQENPHLQYKANKIDGYYQKMNNPEASKREIAMALAASVYLETYLFYSGFFLPLWLAGQGEMVASCDIIKKIIADESIHGVFVGLLFQELYNSFSEEEKADMRAELKKLMYDLYENEARYTDEIYGDIGLTGDVKEYIRYNANKALMNLGFEEEFEVKNVNPIVLNGLNVETTQHDFFSKKSTNYEKALEVVHLHDDDFKFDEEVNADDLI; the protein is encoded by the coding sequence ATGGAGAAAAAAATATATGAGGCAGTAAACTGGAACACACCAGAAAATGATTATGTGGAGATGTTTTGGGAGCAGAATTTGAAGCAGTTTTGGATTGATACGGAGTATATTCCGTCAAAGGATATTGATAGCTGGAATTCGCTTGAGCCTGCGATGAAATTGGCGTATTTGCACGTGTTGGGAGGATTAACGCTTTTGGATACGTTGCAGAGTCATACGGGGATGCCGAAGATTATTGATCATATTGAGTCATTGCAAAATCGTTCGGTACTTTCATATATGTGTATGATGGAAACGATTCATGCGAAGTCTTATTCGACAATATTTACAACAGTTGCGTCTACAAGGGAGATTAACGAAACATTCAGATGGGTTCAGGAAAATCCGCATTTGCAGTATAAAGCCAATAAAATTGATGGATATTATCAGAAAATGAATAATCCTGAGGCTTCAAAAAGGGAAATAGCGATGGCTCTGGCGGCTTCGGTTTATTTGGAAACATATTTGTTTTACAGCGGCTTCTTTTTACCGCTTTGGCTTGCAGGACAGGGAGAAATGGTTGCAAGTTGCGATATAATCAAGAAAATCATAGCTGATGAGTCGATTCACGGAGTTTTTGTCGGATTATTGTTCCAAGAATTATACAATTCTTTCAGCGAAGAGGAAAAAGCTGATATGAGGGCTGAACTGAAAAAATTGATGTACGACTTGTACGAAAATGAAGCAAGATATACTGATGAAATTTATGGGGATATTGGGCTTACGGGCGATGTGAAGGAGTACATCCGTTACAATGCGAACAAAGCCTTGATGAATCTAGGATTTGAAGAAGAATTTGAAGTGAAGAATGTAAATCCAATTGTGTTAAATGGTTTAAATGTGGAAACAACACAGCACGATTTCTTCTCGAAAAAATCTACGAATTATGAAAAGGCGTTGGAAGTGGTGCATTTGCATGATGATGACTTTAAGTTTGATGAAGAAGTGAATGCAGATGATTTGATTTAA
- a CDS encoding type II toxin-antitoxin system YafQ family toxin: protein MKGKKEEYKYSIILTGKFKKHLKNLKKQKKDLKLLESIISILAKGEKLPPKNKDHKLVNNYDGARECHITPDWLLIYEIVEDKLILILLASGSHSELF from the coding sequence ATGAAGGGTAAAAAAGAAGAGTATAAATATTCTATTATTCTTACTGGGAAATTTAAAAAACATTTAAAAAATCTAAAAAAACAGAAAAAAGATTTAAAATTATTAGAAAGTATAATCTCAATATTAGCAAAAGGAGAAAAACTTCCTCCTAAAAACAAGGATCATAAATTAGTCAATAATTATGATGGGGCAAGAGAATGTCATATAACTCCAGATTGGTTATTAATCTACGAGATAGTTGAAGATAAATTAATATTGATTTTATTAGCATCAGGTAGTCATAGTGAACTATTCTAA
- a CDS encoding type II toxin-antitoxin system RelB/DinJ family antitoxin: MATVNTSIKIDEETKKEAQKLFKDLGLSLSTAINIFLKQAIREKGIPFYINSLPENSELAQAFEEVKQIKKNPSNYKSYSSPEEMFKDVLGEDYEG; the protein is encoded by the coding sequence ATGGCAACAGTTAATACAAGTATAAAGATAGATGAGGAAACTAAAAAAGAAGCACAGAAATTATTTAAAGATTTAGGATTAAGCCTTAGTACAGCAATTAATATATTTTTAAAACAGGCTATAAGAGAAAAAGGCATACCATTTTATATAAATTCTTTACCTGAAAATTCAGAATTGGCTCAAGCATTTGAAGAAGTTAAACAAATTAAGAAAAATCCTTCAAATTATAAATCCTACAGTAGTCCAGAAGAAATGTTTAAAGATGTCTTGGGAGAAGATTATGAAGGGTAA